One window of Metamycoplasma arthritidis genomic DNA carries:
- a CDS encoding replication-associated recombination protein A: protein MNKNLAQKTRPIALDDFVCNDSQRFLFEKIIANDDFRSFIFYGKPGTGKTTISYILASSLKVSFDYFNAAIEKKEDLVAKLKLNKILIIDEIHRLNKDKQDILLPYIENDLITIYATTTENPYFKVNPALRSRCAIVEIKNPSIDDLSKQLKKIALNNQLDSNLSDEIYHFIASQSNGDYRSAINSLDLISTLSKTKKLTLDEIKKILPAIQFTGDSNGDAHFDHLSAFHKSLRGSDPNAALYYGFILVESGDFDGLFRRMICAAYEDVGLANPNLPVQVMNAIDAFERLGLPEGYLPIANAILEIALSPKSNSAYLAYHSVLEDLRSGQLFEVPNHLKDSSYSSAKKLKRGVEYLYPHNFDRHYVKQDYLPSELKNKQYYCSQKEGFEEKINEYWRKLKGE, encoded by the coding sequence ATGAATAAGAACTTAGCCCAAAAAACTCGCCCGATTGCGCTTGATGACTTTGTTTGCAATGATAGTCAAAGATTTCTTTTTGAAAAAATTATTGCTAATGATGATTTTCGTTCATTTATTTTCTATGGCAAGCCCGGAACTGGCAAAACAACAATTTCTTATATTCTAGCTTCGTCGTTAAAAGTTTCATTTGATTACTTTAACGCAGCCATTGAAAAAAAAGAGGATTTAGTTGCTAAATTAAAATTAAATAAAATTTTAATCATTGACGAAATCCATCGCTTAAACAAAGATAAACAAGATATCTTACTACCTTACATTGAAAATGATTTAATCACAATTTATGCAACCACTACTGAGAATCCTTATTTTAAGGTTAATCCTGCGCTTAGATCGCGTTGCGCCATTGTCGAAATTAAGAATCCTTCAATTGATGATTTAAGTAAGCAACTTAAAAAGATTGCTTTAAACAATCAATTAGATAGCAATTTAAGTGATGAAATATACCATTTTATTGCCTCACAATCTAACGGTGATTATCGTAGCGCCATTAACAGTCTTGACTTAATTAGTACACTCTCAAAGACTAAGAAACTTACTCTTGATGAGATTAAAAAAATTCTTCCCGCTATTCAGTTTACGGGCGATTCTAATGGTGATGCTCATTTTGATCATTTAAGTGCTTTTCATAAATCTTTAAGAGGATCTGATCCGAATGCCGCTTTATACTATGGATTTATTTTAGTTGAATCAGGTGATTTTGATGGGCTATTTAGAAGAATGATTTGTGCCGCTTATGAAGATGTAGGTCTTGCTAATCCTAATCTACCAGTGCAAGTTATGAATGCAATTGATGCTTTTGAACGCTTGGGACTTCCTGAAGGATATTTGCCAATTGCCAATGCGATTTTAGAAATCGCCCTTAGTCCAAAGTCTAATTCAGCATACCTAGCTTACCATAGTGTTCTCGAGGATCTACGATCGGGGCAATTATTTGAAGTACCTAATCACCTAAAAGACTCATCTTATTCATCGGCTAAAAAATTAAAAAGAGGCGTTGAGTATTTGTATCCTCACAACTTTGATCGCCATTATGTTAAACAAGATTATTTACCAAGCGAACTAAAAAATAAACAATACTACTGCTCACAAAAAGAAGGTTTTGAAGAAAAAATCAACGAATATTGAAGGAAATTAAAAGGAGAGTAA
- the pheS gene encoding phenylalanine--tRNA ligase subunit alpha → MTFDLEKINNFEDLKQSKNEFNNSVELLTLMKLLKESPAAEKAKIGRQIQELKTQAEDFFSKAKAKLEAMAVEKSLASEYQDHATPVIFEGSIHPINLISERFRTWLLNHGYFELNYGEVESELYNFERLNIPKNHPARDMQDSLYLDVKSQDLLLRTHNTGISARALEKYKNKAFSQFAIGKVYRNDEEDATHSHQFTQLDLVSVGSQSFSSLITTLQSMISYVLEKPIKLRMRPSYFPFTEPSVEVDIFFNNRWIEVFGAGMINEKVLRDAGYTNKMIGFAAGIGIERIAMIKYGIDDIRHFYTNDKRFLKQFK, encoded by the coding sequence ATGACATTTGATTTAGAAAAAATTAACAATTTTGAAGACTTAAAACAAAGTAAAAATGAATTTAATAATTCAGTAGAACTTTTAACTTTGATGAAACTTTTAAAAGAATCGCCAGCTGCTGAAAAAGCTAAAATAGGTCGACAAATTCAAGAACTAAAAACTCAAGCTGAAGATTTTTTTTCAAAAGCCAAAGCCAAATTAGAAGCGATGGCAGTTGAAAAAAGTTTAGCATCAGAATACCAAGATCACGCTACGCCGGTTATTTTTGAAGGCTCAATTCATCCTATTAATTTGATTAGCGAAAGATTTAGAACTTGATTGCTAAATCATGGCTATTTTGAATTAAACTATGGTGAAGTGGAAAGTGAACTTTATAACTTTGAACGGCTAAATATTCCTAAAAATCACCCAGCTCGCGATATGCAGGATAGCCTATATTTAGACGTCAAAAGTCAAGATCTTTTACTAAGAACGCACAACACTGGGATTAGTGCAAGAGCCTTAGAAAAATATAAAAATAAAGCGTTTTCACAGTTTGCGATTGGTAAAGTTTACCGGAATGACGAAGAAGATGCAACTCACAGTCACCAATTTACTCAACTTGACTTAGTTAGCGTCGGATCACAATCATTTTCTTCACTAATAACTACTCTTCAAAGCATGATTTCATATGTTTTAGAAAAACCAATTAAATTAAGAATGCGCCCTTCTTATTTCCCTTTCACTGAACCTAGCGTTGAAGTTGATATTTTCTTTAACAATCGTTGAATTGAAGTTTTTGGGGCTGGTATGATTAATGAAAAAGTGCTGCGTGATGCGGGTTACACTAACAAAATGATTGGTTTTGCCGCCGGAATTGGCATTGAAAGAATTGCCATGATTAAATACGGCATCGATGACATTCGCCATTTTTACACTAACGACAAACGTTTTCTAAAACAATTTAAATAG
- a CDS encoding phenylalanine--tRNA ligase subunit beta codes for MIFSYKKLVSLAHIEQKTIEEIVAAINSLGFEVEDYHRFSDVEGIKFGHVLKTYKNPNADRLTVCEIQFADGMRTIQTTATNVVDDCYLMAFVPGSRSKGITFAPKKMQGIVSDGMLASLSEVGFNEQVTPAEFDDQIFIFNEIDLNLDPIKYFDLDDYMIDVTIISNRADANSYFIMAKELAAYFNSYVDFKTENLLLPTTNHELGFSKKLVSTNNILLFEVNLESTDFSLQEQAFLWKHNISVNNWVENIANLTFLMTGIKPQVYDADKLKNRAFSTELYSGELTIKEQKIVLNKALVLKDGSQIIGLAGIAPFDGYQVAADTQRVLIEISSYDIQSVRKNLKQSHIETQQTIRNCKEINSAQLVLAYNYMTKNFNLRPNVSLYKAIPKQVQIKITNSYLNKYAGFAISKSKNYLAVIEKLKILGFSFSNNNLNITCPTYRYDLLTAQDFVEEFFRFYGYDNFPKKPAKYHEALEAPLLEDAYLKKLAAKNYINVRTFSLISPEKNIFNPFNFANDYLIPASKNYEHSAIRKSMIYSLSNVMLHNQKQGMKVGSYFEIGSISVDHHNVLGIVSNQKTFDEIKRDLISLTNKNLTFKKSINSTFHPNVNCEIYLENKMIGYIAKIHPNLLKDEAIYSEILLEDLSPNAPSFKTFNKLPLKSRDITINLQPNESIEATIDKLNQIKGIFQIRVMGTFLKEDKTKNVTLSILLEEWATKKFDKDFNEKQ; via the coding sequence ATGATTTTTTCATATAAAAAATTAGTTTCTTTAGCACATATTGAGCAAAAAACAATTGAAGAGATTGTAGCAGCAATTAATTCACTCGGCTTTGAAGTTGAAGATTATCATCGTTTTAGCGATGTTGAGGGCATTAAATTCGGTCATGTTCTAAAAACCTATAAAAACCCTAACGCCGATCGTTTAACGGTTTGTGAAATTCAATTTGCTGATGGTATGCGCACTATTCAAACAACTGCTACTAATGTAGTAGATGACTGCTATTTAATGGCTTTTGTACCTGGTTCGCGTAGCAAAGGTATTACTTTTGCTCCAAAAAAAATGCAAGGAATCGTTTCTGATGGCATGCTAGCTTCATTAAGCGAAGTTGGTTTTAACGAACAAGTTACTCCTGCAGAGTTTGATGATCAAATTTTTATTTTTAATGAAATTGATTTAAACCTAGATCCAATTAAATACTTCGATTTAGATGATTACATGATTGATGTCACAATAATATCAAATCGTGCTGATGCAAATTCATATTTTATTATGGCAAAAGAACTGGCCGCTTATTTTAATAGTTATGTAGATTTTAAAACAGAAAATCTGCTCTTGCCTACAACAAACCATGAACTAGGTTTTTCAAAAAAACTAGTGTCTACTAATAATATTTTGTTATTTGAAGTTAACCTGGAATCTACGGATTTTTCTTTGCAAGAGCAAGCTTTTTTATGAAAACACAACATTAGTGTAAATAATTGAGTTGAAAATATTGCGAACTTAACTTTTTTAATGACTGGAATTAAACCACAAGTTTATGATGCTGATAAACTTAAAAACCGGGCTTTTTCAACTGAATTATATAGTGGCGAACTTACAATTAAAGAACAAAAAATTGTGCTCAATAAAGCACTTGTGCTTAAAGATGGCAGCCAAATTATTGGTTTAGCTGGAATTGCCCCATTTGATGGCTATCAAGTAGCAGCTGATACGCAAAGAGTATTAATTGAAATTTCTTCATACGACATTCAAAGTGTAAGAAAAAATTTAAAACAATCACATATTGAAACTCAACAAACAATTAGAAATTGTAAAGAAATTAACAGTGCACAACTTGTACTGGCCTACAACTACATGACTAAAAACTTCAACCTTCGCCCTAATGTTTCTTTATACAAAGCAATCCCCAAACAAGTGCAAATTAAAATCACTAATTCATATCTTAATAAATATGCAGGCTTTGCAATCTCAAAATCCAAAAACTACCTTGCTGTCATTGAAAAATTAAAAATTTTAGGTTTTAGTTTTAGTAACAACAATCTTAATATTACTTGTCCTACTTATCGTTATGATCTTTTAACTGCTCAAGATTTTGTAGAAGAGTTTTTTAGATTTTATGGCTATGACAATTTTCCTAAAAAACCAGCCAAGTACCATGAAGCCCTTGAAGCGCCCCTACTAGAAGATGCTTATTTAAAAAAACTTGCGGCTAAAAACTACATTAATGTACGTACTTTTAGTTTAATCAGCCCAGAGAAAAATATTTTTAACCCATTTAACTTTGCAAATGATTATTTAATTCCAGCTTCTAAAAATTATGAGCACTCGGCAATTCGTAAATCAATGATTTATTCACTATCTAATGTTATGCTGCATAATCAAAAACAAGGTATGAAAGTTGGCTCTTACTTTGAAATTGGTTCCATTAGTGTTGATCACCATAACGTTTTAGGAATTGTCTCAAACCAAAAAACCTTCGATGAAATTAAAAGAGATCTTATTTCATTAACCAATAAAAATTTAACTTTTAAAAAATCAATCAACAGCACCTTCCATCCTAATGTTAATTGCGAGATTTACTTAGAAAATAAAATGATCGGTTACATTGCTAAGATTCATCCTAATTTATTAAAAGATGAAGCAATTTATTCTGAAATATTGCTAGAAGATCTTAGTCCTAATGCACCAAGTTTTAAAACATTTAATAAACTTCCTCTAAAAAGCCGTGATATTACTATTAACTTACAACCAAATGAAAGCATTGAAGCTACTATTGATAAACTAAACCAAATTAAAGGAATTTTCCAAATTAGAGTAATGGGAACATTTTTAAAAGAAGATAAAACAAAAAATGTTACTCTATCAATCCTTTTAGAAGAATGGGCAACGAAAAAATTTGACAAGGATTTTAATGAAAAACAATAA
- a CDS encoding CinA family protein — MKNNKSLSAVESFTGGLFASEIVSVPGASQYFLGALVSYSNAIKQKLGISTHNGVINKEVALAMAKAGNEFFGSDICVSFTGNAGPGVMDDKPAGLVYIAINDEVYELNLIGGRNSVRQEAVTFAIKKLKDMGILE; from the coding sequence ATGAAAAACAATAAAAGCCTTTCAGCAGTCGAATCTTTCACTGGCGGTTTGTTTGCTTCTGAAATAGTCTCAGTGCCAGGGGCAAGCCAATATTTTCTAGGTGCTCTTGTAAGCTATAGTAATGCTATTAAACAAAAACTAGGCATTAGCACTCATAATGGAGTAATAAATAAAGAAGTGGCTTTGGCCATGGCAAAAGCTGGTAATGAATTTTTTGGTAGTGATATTTGTGTTTCTTTTACTGGTAATGCTGGACCTGGCGTAATGGACGACAAACCAGCGGGATTAGTTTATATCGCTATTAACGACGAAGTTTATGAACTTAATTTAATTGGCGGTCGTAATAGTGTTCGTCAAGAAGCGGTCACTTTTGCAATTAAAAAACTTAAAGATATGGGAATTCTAGAATAA
- the recA gene encoding recombinase RecA encodes MAKNIKDENQLLEATLKEIEKKFGKESIMILGQKPEITPEVFSSGSISINRALGIGGWPKGRIIEVYGPESSGKTTIALHAIAEIQKLGGIAAFIDAEHSIDPNYAKNVGVDIDNLILSQPDSGEQALEIVDSLAKTGAIDLIVVDSVAALVPEVELQGEMRDQVVGAQARLMSKALRKITGSLAKNKTTIIFINQIREKIGVIFGNPETTSGGRALKFYSSIRLEVRKQQNLTSNGDILGNQVKCKVVKNKLAAPYKNAQIEIIFSQGISLTSEIINFAEEFGILTKKGSWYSYENENIAQGVANLQLLLETNHDLFKKIKTQVEDKMNNIEQ; translated from the coding sequence ATGGCAAAAAACATAAAAGACGAAAACCAATTATTAGAAGCAACATTAAAAGAAATTGAAAAAAAATTCGGTAAAGAATCAATTATGATTCTTGGTCAAAAACCTGAAATAACCCCTGAAGTTTTTAGTTCGGGCTCTATTTCAATTAATCGTGCTTTGGGAATTGGAGGTTGACCAAAAGGGAGAATTATTGAAGTTTATGGCCCAGAAAGCAGTGGCAAAACCACCATTGCCTTGCATGCAATTGCCGAAATTCAAAAACTAGGAGGCATCGCCGCTTTTATCGATGCCGAACATTCAATTGATCCTAATTATGCTAAAAATGTCGGAGTGGACATTGATAATTTAATTCTATCGCAACCTGATTCTGGTGAGCAAGCACTAGAAATTGTCGACTCACTTGCTAAAACTGGAGCTATTGATTTAATAGTAGTTGACTCAGTGGCGGCTCTTGTACCTGAAGTAGAACTTCAAGGCGAAATGCGTGATCAAGTAGTAGGTGCCCAAGCAAGACTAATGTCAAAAGCATTAAGAAAAATTACAGGCTCACTTGCGAAAAATAAAACAACAATTATTTTTATTAATCAAATTAGAGAAAAAATTGGTGTCATTTTCGGTAATCCCGAAACCACTTCGGGTGGTAGAGCACTTAAGTTTTATTCATCAATTCGTTTAGAGGTAAGAAAACAACAAAATTTAACTAGTAATGGTGACATTTTGGGCAATCAAGTAAAATGCAAAGTAGTAAAAAATAAACTAGCAGCCCCATATAAAAATGCCCAAATTGAAATCATTTTTTCACAAGGAATTTCTCTTACATCAGAAATAATTAATTTTGCTGAAGAATTTGGCATTCTTACTAAAAAGGGATCTTGATATAGCTATGAAAATGAAAATATTGCGCAAGGAGTTGCCAATTTACAATTATTGCTAGAGACAAATCATGATTTATTTAAGAAAATAAAAACCCAAGTTGAAGATAAAATGAATAACATAGAGCAATAA
- a CDS encoding TIGR00282 family metallophosphoesterase, which yields MLIISNIVYKEDINVLFLGDIFGDSGITFVEKMLPQLKKDYNIDFVIAQAENVSGRKGFEPREYLRLKAAGVDAFTLGNHVWFKKGIYDIIGNNDLIRPANVEKKYPGSGVRLFEVCGKKIAVMAFMGITFNPLFAPWEEEQANNFFDEFDRIYAEVKADYYIIDFHAETTAEKAIFSLYVDGKASAFFGTHTHVQTNDARLLPKGTYFLTDAGMCGPRDCAIGANFQEVYEKMRFDAHKSFKVSKNQCQLNGVLFTLTQNSANKQIKLINIWE from the coding sequence ATGCTTATAATTTCAAATATTGTGTATAAAGAAGATATAAACGTATTATTTTTAGGCGACATTTTTGGTGACTCTGGCATTACATTTGTCGAAAAGATGCTACCCCAATTAAAAAAAGATTACAACATTGATTTTGTAATTGCTCAAGCCGAGAATGTTTCGGGTCGCAAAGGTTTTGAACCGCGTGAATACTTGCGACTTAAAGCAGCTGGTGTTGATGCTTTTACATTAGGAAACCATGTTTGATTCAAAAAAGGCATATATGACATTATTGGAAATAATGATTTAATTAGACCGGCTAATGTAGAAAAGAAATATCCTGGTAGTGGTGTTCGTCTTTTTGAAGTTTGCGGTAAAAAAATTGCAGTTATGGCGTTCATGGGCATCACTTTTAATCCGCTATTTGCCCCTTGAGAAGAAGAGCAAGCTAATAACTTTTTTGATGAGTTTGATAGAATTTATGCCGAGGTTAAAGCTGATTATTACATTATTGATTTTCATGCTGAAACAACAGCAGAAAAAGCAATTTTTTCTCTATATGTTGATGGCAAGGCCTCAGCTTTTTTTGGAACTCACACTCATGTGCAAACTAATGACGCTCGATTGCTACCAAAAGGTACTTACTTTTTAACTGATGCCGGAATGTGTGGTCCTCGTGACTGTGCAATTGGTGCTAATTTTCAAGAAGTATATGAAAAGATGCGTTTTGATGCTCATAAATCTTTTAAAGTATCAAAAAATCAATGTCAATTAAATGGCGTACTTTTCACACTTACTCAAAACTCTGCAAACAAGCAAATCAAATTAATTAATATTTGGGAATAA
- a CDS encoding transcription antitermination protein NusB — MESNKQKDQTQKKSVFLLKKYNERVKLITFIYQSELFEEKIDVNYLFEHFDLSKRELDSLTIISEKYDLFQSIAKRSILEQWTWQRIQPLARAIIIYGIFELFFNSPKVVINEMVNIAKSFIPDDSTYKFVNRTLDMIAKSPQFAKEA, encoded by the coding sequence ATGGAATCAAATAAGCAAAAAGATCAAACACAAAAAAAATCGGTTTTTCTTTTAAAAAAATACAATGAAAGAGTGAAACTTATCACTTTTATCTATCAATCTGAACTTTTTGAAGAAAAAATTGATGTTAACTACCTTTTTGAACATTTCGATTTATCAAAAAGAGAACTTGATTCGTTGACTATTATTTCTGAAAAATACGATCTTTTTCAATCTATTGCTAAGAGATCCATATTAGAACAATGAACATGACAGCGGATTCAACCATTGGCAAGAGCAATTATTATTTATGGGATTTTTGAATTATTTTTTAATTCACCTAAAGTGGTTATCAATGAAATGGTTAATATTGCCAAGTCTTTTATTCCTGATGATAGTACTTATAAATTTGTCAATCGAACATTGGACATGATTGCAAAATCACCTCAATTTGCAAAAGAAGCATAG
- a CDS encoding TlyA family RNA methyltransferase, with translation MKKTLLEIVSKETKLSLKIAEAYIREGRVIINGEKVFLPTLKFDEHTSKIELIRKNEYVSRAANKLLAAINNFDSTVSNKVCLDIGSSTGGFVQVLLEHGAKKVYAVDSGTNQLNYQLRINPQVVVYEKTNLKHLTLEMFNEPLEFVSCDVSFISLKHVFKVCEQLLSSKTQIMALIKPQFEASSKYVLEGGFVEEKHHEYIINKVINYAKEHNFTLIKIQKSPILGEKAKNIEYLSLFEKD, from the coding sequence ATGAAGAAGACATTATTAGAAATAGTATCCAAAGAAACTAAACTATCCTTAAAAATTGCTGAGGCGTATATTCGCGAAGGTAGAGTCATCATTAACGGTGAAAAAGTTTTTTTACCAACTCTTAAATTTGATGAACATACCTCTAAAATCGAACTTATTAGAAAAAATGAATATGTCTCAAGGGCTGCTAACAAACTACTTGCAGCGATTAACAATTTTGACTCGACAGTTTCTAATAAAGTTTGTTTAGATATTGGTTCTTCAACTGGAGGTTTTGTTCAAGTGCTTTTAGAGCATGGTGCGAAGAAAGTTTATGCCGTTGACTCTGGCACTAATCAACTTAACTATCAGCTAAGGATTAATCCTCAAGTGGTTGTTTATGAAAAAACCAACTTGAAACATTTGACATTAGAAATGTTCAATGAGCCCCTTGAATTTGTTAGTTGTGATGTATCTTTTATTAGTCTCAAACACGTTTTCAAAGTTTGCGAGCAACTACTGTCATCAAAAACGCAAATTATGGCTTTAATTAAACCACAATTTGAAGCGAGCAGCAAATATGTTTTAGAAGGTGGCTTTGTTGAAGAAAAACATCACGAATATATTATTAATAAAGTGATTAATTATGCTAAGGAACACAACTTTACATTAATTAAAATTCAAAAAAGCCCAATTTTAGGCGAAAAAGCCAAGAATATTGAATATCTTTCACTTTTTGAAAAGGATTAA
- a CDS encoding aminotransferase class V-fold PLP-dependent enzyme: MNYKKLFPMFKFNKEIVYLDNAALTFKPYEVIDEGNDFYAKYSISTRTADSVLGIAIAKKLQEARQVVASLVDSKPHNVTFTSGTTESLNIIISMLAKIIDDGEILLSYLNHDSNSIPFFENFKGKENIKFVFATDNKDLLSKINKNTKIIALSQATNNFTMDYNLDEIYQKAKENGAIVVNDAAQAIAHEKVSLNNCDVIAFSANKIYGPTGSGALVIKDDLLKILMPTRWGGGQAQTINGCVWTAKTNNLILEVGTPNFAGIFQLKKAIEFLNKIDYDEIDRIETKLANYLYKKLQSVPNIKIESKKGAKIVLFNIGSYSSQDVASYLGHKNVYVRAGGFCAHMVQQLPEYNKTYVRISLSFYNDKKDIDTIVELLKNGGNFLEFI, translated from the coding sequence ATGAATTATAAAAAATTATTTCCTATGTTTAAATTCAATAAAGAAATTGTTTATCTTGATAATGCCGCTTTAACTTTTAAGCCATACGAAGTGATTGATGAAGGTAATGATTTTTATGCAAAATATTCAATTTCTACAAGGACAGCTGATTCTGTTTTAGGAATTGCCATTGCCAAAAAACTCCAAGAGGCCCGTCAAGTAGTCGCATCTTTAGTTGATTCCAAACCACACAATGTTACTTTTACTAGTGGAACTACTGAAAGCCTAAATATTATTATTAGCATGCTTGCTAAAATTATTGACGATGGTGAAATTCTATTATCTTATTTAAATCACGATTCTAATTCCATTCCCTTTTTTGAAAACTTCAAAGGCAAGGAAAATATTAAATTTGTATTTGCAACTGACAACAAAGATCTTCTAAGCAAAATTAATAAAAATACGAAAATAATCGCTCTTTCACAAGCTACTAATAACTTCACAATGGACTACAATCTTGATGAAATTTACCAAAAAGCTAAAGAAAATGGCGCAATCGTTGTCAATGACGCCGCTCAGGCAATTGCTCATGAAAAAGTCTCACTCAATAATTGTGATGTTATTGCTTTTTCAGCGAATAAAATCTATGGTCCTACAGGCTCTGGTGCTTTAGTTATAAAAGATGATCTTTTAAAAATTCTAATGCCAACGAGATGAGGTGGCGGACAAGCGCAAACAATTAACGGCTGCGTATGGACCGCTAAAACTAATAATTTAATTCTTGAAGTTGGCACACCTAATTTTGCGGGAATTTTTCAGCTAAAAAAAGCTATTGAATTTCTAAACAAAATTGACTATGATGAAATTGATAGAATTGAAACTAAACTTGCTAATTATTTATATAAGAAGCTTCAAAGTGTTCCTAATATAAAAATTGAAAGTAAAAAGGGCGCAAAAATTGTCCTATTTAATATTGGGTCATATTCATCGCAAGATGTCGCTTCTTATTTAGGACATAAAAATGTTTATGTTCGTGCTGGCGGTTTTTGTGCACACATGGTTCAGCAACTTCCTGAATATAATAAAACTTATGTGAGAATTTCATTATCATTTTATAATGATAAAAAAGATATTGATACCATCGTAGAACTATTAAAGAATGGAGGCAATTTCCTTGAATTCATATAG
- a CDS encoding iron-sulfur cluster assembly scaffold protein, with product MNSYSPKQRQELIMEAYLNPRYRVEDLKDSNIIKENSLVCVDEIQIALTWENSILKDAKYLGKGCAIFLSSIEIMLAQIKDRTLNEIETILDLYLAMLNGKKLVEEEQEKLGKLIIFENVKVHLNRLECASIIYRVIKKGLVDARTK from the coding sequence TTGAATTCATATAGCCCTAAACAACGCCAAGAATTAATTATGGAAGCCTATCTTAATCCTCGTTATCGTGTAGAAGATTTAAAGGATAGCAACATAATTAAAGAAAATTCCCTTGTTTGCGTTGATGAAATTCAAATCGCTTTAACATGAGAGAACAGCATTTTAAAAGATGCTAAATATCTAGGCAAGGGATGTGCAATCTTTTTATCTTCAATCGAGATTATGCTAGCGCAAATTAAAGATCGAACTCTTAATGAAATTGAAACAATTTTAGATCTTTACCTTGCTATGCTAAACGGTAAAAAACTTGTTGAAGAAGAACAAGAAAAGCTAGGCAAATTAATTATTTTTGAAAATGTTAAAGTACATTTGAATCGTCTTGAATGTGCCTCAATTATTTATAGAGTAATTAAAAAAGGTTTGGTAGATGCTAGAACAAAATAG
- a CDS encoding Y-family DNA polymerase gives MLEQNRTIFHIDMDAFFINCERAIDPRLDNQPVAIGKVHKRSIATSVSYELKKLGLRPGDPSLKVKHLCPNVIFVEPHYQLYSSYSKRIFDYLETHYTHTIEIYSIDECYLEVTTILNNRKISAQALAFEIQKNILDKFQLPCSIGISFTKFLAKMSTNKAKPFGILETKKQDIEKHFYDLDIQEIFGVGKASTAKLKEYGINTYRDLVNEKNTQFLRSVFGKRFYSLILELKGDNLHDHVQNEEAKGISNSMSFIENNIADFNEISNCLYELAENVSERAKITNVEGSTITVMIRWANKNWSSKQKRIHFYTNEVNDIYNFGKDLLESLWDQSAIRGIGIAISNLRSIFNRDNAFDLFCDFKGNKINNIINSINQEFQKGILKTGTQLQKEKQNTIRKYKMVKEENLRKANKDKE, from the coding sequence ATGCTAGAACAAAATAGGACAATTTTCCATATTGATATGGATGCTTTTTTTATTAATTGTGAAAGAGCAATTGATCCTAGACTTGATAATCAACCTGTAGCAATAGGTAAAGTTCATAAACGATCAATTGCCACATCAGTATCATATGAACTAAAAAAACTTGGCTTAAGACCAGGAGATCCTAGTCTTAAAGTTAAGCATTTATGTCCAAATGTAATTTTTGTCGAACCACACTATCAGCTATATTCATCATATTCAAAAAGAATTTTCGATTATTTAGAAACTCATTATACTCATACCATTGAAATTTATTCAATAGATGAATGTTATTTAGAAGTTACTACGATCCTAAATAATCGCAAAATCTCAGCACAAGCTTTAGCATTTGAGATCCAAAAAAATATTTTAGATAAGTTTCAACTGCCTTGTTCGATTGGTATTTCATTTACTAAATTCTTAGCTAAAATGTCAACTAATAAAGCAAAACCTTTTGGCATTTTAGAAACAAAAAAACAAGATATTGAAAAGCATTTCTATGACTTAGATATTCAAGAAATTTTTGGCGTTGGCAAAGCTTCAACTGCAAAGTTAAAAGAATATGGTATCAACACTTATCGCGACTTAGTTAACGAAAAGAACACGCAATTTCTAAGAAGTGTTTTTGGCAAGAGATTTTATTCGCTTATTTTGGAACTAAAAGGCGACAATTTACATGATCATGTACAAAATGAAGAAGCCAAGGGCATTAGTAACTCAATGTCTTTTATTGAAAACAATATCGCCGATTTTAACGAAATTTCAAATTGTTTATATGAGTTAGCTGAAAACGTTAGCGAACGTGCCAAAATTACTAATGTTGAAGGTTCGACTATTACAGTTATGATTAGATGGGCAAACAAAAACTGATCTTCGAAACAAAAAAGGATTCATTTTTATACCAATGAAGTTAATGATATTTACAATTTTGGTAAAGATTTATTAGAATCATTATGAGATCAAAGCGCTATAAGAGGAATCGGTATTGCTATTTCTAATTTAAGGTCAATTTTTAACAGAGACAATGCTTTTGATCTGTTTTGTGATTTTAAAGGAAACAAAATTAACAATATAATTAATTCAATAAATCAAGAGTTTCAAAAGGGCATTCTAAAAACTGGAACGCAACTACAAAAAGAAAAGCAAAATACAATTCGTAAATACAAAATGGTCAAAGAAGAGAATCTTCGTAAGGCCAATAAAGATAAAGAATAA